One Helicoverpa zea isolate HzStark_Cry1AcR chromosome 30, ilHelZeax1.1, whole genome shotgun sequence genomic window, TTATCAATATAGTTAAATAGAGCAACTTATTCTTATTTAGAAGCTACACTTGTCAAGAACATGCAAATAACATTAGTGTCAGTGTAAAAAGAGTCCAAGTTCAAATTGATTCATTGTTTTTGAGATAACCAGAATCATGCATTAAAACTACCAAACTCTTTATCTTCATAACTGTAGATTaagtatttttcttaatttgtcaaaaaatacaaacatccaaattgacaACCTGTTtcggaaatcggttaaaaactaCTTAGTCACCCTGCTTTTATACTTGCCACAAATATGATCAACCAATTGATAGTGCCGGCTAAACCCTTGCTTGCATTGTTCACAAGAGAATTTCTTGATTCTCAAATGCCTCTCTCTTATATGAGCTAGCAAACTCTTTTTCAGCATCTCTTTTTTACAATAATCACAGATAGCTTTAGAATATTGAGATTTCTCTTTGCTCGCTATAACCGAGAACATATACTCTTTAAATCTAGACTTCTCATCATTCTCCTTAGGTGTAACCTCTTTGCTATTCAAACtctttttaatgttaattatattgTTGTTAACTTTAGTTATTTCGACGCAAACTTCAGATTCTAGAACACGCTCGACCCATGTCTCGTTCAGTTCTTTTTGCACAAAAGTCGGCTCATTTTCttggaaattaaaatgtttttttcttatatggTATTTCAGCAGTCTTTCTTCGCAAAAACTGGCGCCGCAAGCGATGCATTTGTACTGAAACTTGTGCGGTTCGTAATATTCATCGTGCACTTTTAAATGGAGTATGAGATTGCGTTTTTCAACGAAACCGCGCTCGCAGTGGTCACATATGTACATTTTGCGTTTCCCAGTGTGAGCTCTAACATGTTTTTCGTACACGTCCTTCCTGAAGTATTCGTTGGAACAATATTCACATTGAAATCGTGAATTTACAGCCTTATGCTGGTACATATGAGATCGGAATTTAAAGGAACTTCCGATTATAACTTTGCTGCAAATGGGACACTGGTTCTTCTTTTTAGACGCTTCTACTGTTTttgtattcattttttttagaaaatagcGATGTTT contains:
- the LOC124644377 gene encoding zinc finger protein 62-like; this translates as MNTKTVEASKKKNQCPICSKVIIGSSFKFRSHMYQHKAVNSRFQCEYCSNEYFRKDVYEKHVRAHTGKRKMYICDHCERGFVEKRNLILHLKVHDEYYEPHKFQYKCIACGASFCEERLLKYHIRKKHFNFQENEPTFVQKELNETWVERVLESEVCVEITKVNNNIINIKKSLNSKEVTPKENDEKSRFKEYMFSVIASKEKSQYSKAICDYCKKEMLKKSLLAHIRERHLRIKKFSCEQCKQGFSRHYQLVDHICGKYKSRVTK